A DNA window from Candidatus Poribacteria bacterium contains the following coding sequences:
- a CDS encoding phage integrase N-terminal SAM-like domain-containing protein — MSRLVPRKSYQPSSPPKLLDRVRETLRRKHYSYRTEQAYVNWIKRYITHLAVNENVASSTQNQVLSALLFLYREVFRQELGPIDALRAKKPKRLPTVLTKNEVHRLLNHLSGIYRLMAQLLYGSGLRLMECLRLRVKDLDFTRRTITVRDGKG, encoded by the coding sequence ATGTCAAGACTTGTTCCCAGAAAGTCATATCAACCTTCATCTCCTCCAAAGCTCCTGGACAGGGTGAGGGAAACGTTACGTCGCAAGCATTACTCCTACCGCACCGAGCAAGCGTATGTCAACTGGATTAAACGCTACATCACCCACTTGGCAGTGAACGAAAACGTCGCTTCCTCCACTCAGAATCAAGTTCTCAGCGCGCTGCTGTTCCTCTACCGTGAGGTGTTCCGTCAGGAGCTAGGGCCTATTGATGCTTTACGCGCCAAGAAACCCAAACGTTTGCCCACCGTCCTGACCAAAAATGAAGTCCACCGTCTCCTCAACCACCTGTCAGGCATTTATCGGCTGATGGCTCAACTTCTCTATGGCTCCGGCCTGCGCTTGATGGAATGCCTACGTCTGCGCGTTAAGGATCTGGACTTCACCCGCCGTACTATTACCGTCCGCGATGGCAAAGGGTAG
- a CDS encoding DUF2283 domain-containing protein translates to MVFEYYPETDILYIKLVEGVSTESEEIAPGVVLDFDEHNRVIGVEIEDASKIIDLSRLELRALPVVNLILTERASAPA, encoded by the coding sequence ATGGTTTTCGAATATTATCCTGAAACAGACATATTGTATATCAAACTTGTTGAAGGGGTAAGCACCGAGTCTGAAGAGATTGCACCAGGGGTTGTGTTGGACTTTGATGAGCACAATCGTGTCATTGGGGTTGAGATTGAAGATGCCAGCAAGATCATTGATCTGTCAAGATTGGAATTGAGAGCGCTTCCCGTTGTTAACCTGATCCTGACGGAGAGGGCTTCTGCGCCAGCATGA
- a CDS encoding nucleotidyltransferase family protein, producing MKNPITVISADKIAEFCQRWKIRELALFGSALRDDFGPDSDVDILVEFDTDADWSLLNHIQMQQELQTLLGREVDLISKRALERSRNWLFRREVLNTTKVFFSKTE from the coding sequence ATGAAAAATCCGATTACAGTGATATCCGCAGATAAAATTGCAGAGTTTTGTCAGCGATGGAAAATCCGTGAACTGGCCCTCTTCGGCTCAGCCTTACGGGATGATTTCGGGCCGGATAGTGATGTGGATATCCTTGTCGAGTTCGACACGGATGCGGATTGGAGCCTGTTGAACCATATTCAAATGCAGCAGGAATTGCAGACATTGCTGGGCCGTGAGGTAGACCTCATCAGCAAACGTGCTCTGGAACGCAGTAGGAATTGGCTGTTTCGCCGGGAAGTTCTGAACACGACCAAGGTCTTTTTCTCCAAAACGGAGTAA
- a CDS encoding DUF86 domain-containing protein, protein MRRDEVTLLDIAQAARLVIEFTQGMTKEQFFEDIKTQSAVLYQLLVMGEAVKRLSREFRARHPHIPWSLIVGMRDHLIHGYDIVDWDEVWKTTKKDIPDLLGEINSLLPSEPTNSY, encoded by the coding sequence ATGCGAAGGGATGAGGTAACATTGCTCGACATAGCCCAAGCCGCTCGATTGGTGATCGAATTTACTCAAGGTATGACCAAGGAGCAATTTTTCGAGGACATCAAGACCCAATCGGCGGTTCTGTATCAGCTTTTGGTCATGGGGGAAGCTGTCAAGCGGCTTTCACGTGAATTTCGGGCTCGACATCCTCACATTCCCTGGTCTTTAATTGTCGGGATGCGTGATCATCTCATACACGGTTATGACATTGTGGATTGGGATGAGGTATGGAAAACAACTAAGAAGGATATACCCGATTTGCTGGGCGAAATAAATTCGTTACTCCCAAGCGAACCGACAAATTCCTATTGA